The Euphorbia lathyris chromosome 2, ddEupLath1.1, whole genome shotgun sequence genome includes a window with the following:
- the LOC136219311 gene encoding glycine-rich RNA-binding protein 4, mitochondrial, producing the protein MAFCNKLGGLLRQSVSQSGYMLNSIRCMSSKRLFVGGLSYGTDDQSLKDAFSSFGDVTSARVITDRDSGRSRGFGFVDFDTSDNASSALSAMDGQELQGRNIRVSLATERPERSNNQRSFNNNRGFGNDGY; encoded by the exons ATGGCTTTCTGTAACAAACTTGGGGGCCTTTTGAGGCAGAGCGTTTCCCAGAGCGGGTATATGTTGAATTCTATTCGGTGCATGTCGTCTAAGAGGCTTTTTGTTGGAG GTCTTTCCTATGGAACCGATGACCAATCTCTAAAGGATGCGTTCTCTAGTTTTGGTGATGTGACTAGCG CAAGGGTCATCACAGATAGAGACAGTGGAAGATCCAGGGGATTTGGATTTGTTGACTTCGACACCAGCGACAATGCAAGCTCAGCATTGTCTGCCATGGATGGCCAG GAATTGCAAGGAAGAAATATCCGTGTTAGCCTTGCAACCGAAAGACCTGAAAGATCTAACAATCAGCGATCATTTAACAACAACAGAGGCTTTGGCAATGACGGTTATTAA
- the LOC136219312 gene encoding uncharacterized protein, which produces MSRCFPFPPPGYEKEARTYDLDLLKKEKDKERKLKKEKKNREKREGKDKEKKEKDRSEGKHRDKKEKKDKDKHKDKKEKDRDKDKDKSTSDSKPLPKQAEHISVDKASDEKKFPVKPEANTGNIFLQKRKEQELDTNSLPGGKKTSRQFLGYSETVSQNSLFTEPPKDSKFLQQADRGIRDEARGAGKQSVEKFTGADARNDEGMVRLAAKSTGTSSDGKEKIKRSDAKKSDDQGIKNGSKFIGNVTSPGIVQPRIDKTSKPPENDCEKRIEGKEKSKKKESDDRQGDKRKDKEGREKEKSRDKEKRKEEKAKQKSQHKKTEPDKLKEISKDDIITGICNATTSQIPEESIKNPVIEGNPKKRRDLDTNGFLNADDLRPSKVLKPTSSHPPTQNGKILDIEGNPKKRKDLETNGFLSADDLRPSKVLKPTSSHPPTQNGKILEAHCPVLSGRQGTVNKLQPDGKEHRINGIIQSPASSISSAILAPSILAKPSTATVKAGPLVEPPRKLPHPDSKRLSELLTLPKMEDYSDFDDQDWLFHGTDSQSKKPKVGSFGMDEIPLVWSEALQIEPVDICALPYVIPY; this is translated from the exons ATGTCGCGTTGCTTTCCATTTCCGCCACCAGGATATGAAAAGGAGGCTAGAACATATGACTTGGACTTGTTAAAAAAG GAGAAGGACAAAGAGAGAAAGcttaagaaggagaagaaaaatagagaaaagagagaaggtaaagataaagaaaaaaaggagaaagacaGAAGTGAGGGAAAGCATAGAGacaagaaagagaaaaaggacAAGGACAAGCACAAAGACAAGAAGGAGAAGGACAGAGACAAGGACAAAGATAAAAGCACTTCAGATAGCAAGCCACTTCCAAAGCAAGCTGAGCATATCAGTGTAGATAAAGCCTCAGATGAAAAGAAATTTCCTGTCAAACCTGAGGCGAATACAGGGAATATATTTCTCCAGAAAAGAAAGGAACAGGAATTAGATACAAACAGTCTCCCAGGTGGGAAAAAAACTTCGAGGCAATTTTTGGGTTACAGTGAGACGGTATCTCAGAACAGCCTATTTACTGAGCCACCAAAGGATTCTAAATTTCTACAACAGGCGGATAGGGGGATCAGAGATGAAGCCAGAGGAGCTGGGAAGCAGTCAGTTGAGAAGTTCACGGGTGCAGATGCAAGGAATGATGAGGGAATGGTCAGGTTGGCGGCCAAGTCTACCGGCACTTCATCTGATGGTAAGGAAAAGATCAAGAGAAGTGACGCCAAGAAGTCAGATGACCAAGGTATCAAGAATGGGTCAAAATTTATTGGGAATGTCACATCTCCTGGAATTGTTCAGCCTAGAATTGATAAAACATCAAAACCTCCTGAAAACGACTGTGAGAAGAGGattgaaggaaaagaaaagagcaaaAAAAAGGAATCTGATGATAGACAAGGGGATAAAAGGAAGGACAAAGAAGGCCGTGAGAAGGAAAAGAGTAGGgataaagaaaagagaaaggagGAGAAAGCAAAACAGAAAAGTCAACATAAGAAGACAGAACCagataaattaaaagaaatcaGCAAGGATGATATTATTACAGGTATCTGTAATGCAACAACCTCTCAAATTCCTGAGGAGAGCATCAAGAATCCTGTCATTGAAGGAAATCCTAAGAAAAGAAGGGACTTGGACACAAATGGGTTCTTGAATG CTGATGACCTTAGGCCTAGTAAGGTGCTAAAACCTACTTCCTCGCATCCACCGACACAGAATGGAAAGATATTGGACATTGAAGGAAATCCTAAGAAAAGAAAGGACTTGGAGACAAATGGATTCTTGAGTG CCGATGACCTTAGGCCTAGTAAGGTGCTAAAACCTACTTCCTCGCATCCACCGACACAGAATGGAAAGATACTGGAGGCACACTGTCCAGTTCTGTCAGGTAGGCAGGGGACTGTCAATAAACTACAGCCAGATGGTAAAGAACACAGGATAAATGGTATAATACAATCTCCAGCATCATCCATCTCCTCGGCGATTTTGGCACCTTCAATCCTTGCAAAGCCCTCGACCGCAACTGTAAAGGCAGGTCCACTTGTTGAACCGCCCAGGAAACTACCCCATCCCGACTCTAAGCGTCTCAGTGAGTTGCTTACACTGCCGAAAATGGAAGACTATTCTGATTTTGATGACCAAGATTGGCTATTCCATGGCACTGATTCTCAATCAAAGAAGCCCAAGGTGGGCTCTTTTGGAATGGATGAGATACCACTGGTGTGGTCAGAAGCTCTCCAAATAGAACCTGTTGATATCTGTGCATTGCCTTACGTAATTCCATACTGA